In Planktothrix tepida PCC 9214, a genomic segment contains:
- a CDS encoding TIGR03792 family protein yields MVIEWLKFQVPPEKWEAFIQRDEEVWTAGLQEFPGFLGKEIWVNAEQQEIVLVIRWESQTQWDAVPESKIQQLDEAMGELQMPIVESRAYQMSKLIP; encoded by the coding sequence ATGGTTATTGAGTGGTTAAAATTTCAAGTTCCCCCTGAAAAATGGGAAGCCTTTATTCAACGGGATGAAGAAGTTTGGACAGCCGGACTTCAAGAGTTTCCTGGGTTTTTAGGAAAAGAAATTTGGGTTAATGCTGAACAACAGGAAATTGTTTTAGTGATTCGTTGGGAGTCTCAGACCCAATGGGATGCTGTTCCCGAATCTAAAATCCAACAACTCGACGAAGCAATGGGCGAATTACAAATGCCTATTGTAGAAAGTCGAGCTTATCAAATGTCGAAATTGATTCCCTAA
- the cynS gene encoding cyanase produces MAVSEITEKLLAAKKHKGVTFSDLEQLLGRDEVWIAAVIYRQASASYEEAKKLIEALGLSSEYIEALTDYPVKGSLEPVIPTDPLIYRFYEIMQVYGMPLKSVIHEKFGDGIMSAIDFTLDVDKIEDPNGDRVKVTMNGKFLPYKKW; encoded by the coding sequence ATGGCTGTTTCAGAAATCACTGAAAAATTGTTAGCCGCAAAAAAACATAAAGGAGTCACATTTTCTGATTTAGAACAACTATTGGGACGCGATGAAGTTTGGATTGCTGCTGTTATCTATCGGCAAGCTAGTGCTTCTTATGAAGAAGCCAAAAAACTGATTGAAGCGTTAGGTTTAAGTTCAGAATATATTGAAGCCTTGACTGATTATCCAGTAAAAGGATCACTGGAGCCTGTGATTCCAACTGATCCCTTAATTTATCGATTTTATGAAATTATGCAAGTCTATGGAATGCCCCTCAAAAGTGTCATTCATGAAAAATTTGGAGATGGTATTATGAGCGCTATTGATTTTACCTTAGATGTGGATAAAATTGAAGATCCAAATGGTGATCGGGTTAAAGTCACGATGAATGGAAAATTCTTACCGTATAAAAAATGGTAA
- a CDS encoding HupE/UreJ family protein, protein MMFKSFQRFCQDFSLQNNNRVFFLGISLLLLLMAQPATAHHAFGGRIPKNFFEGFLSGLAHPIIGIDHFAFILSIGLIAASIVGGIWIIVGFLGAAMLGTAIHLMSFNLPVPEVAIALSVITIGILLVLKKQLPLAVLISLASVAGLFHGYAYGESIMGAGMMPLISYLAGFTLIQLGIAGATMKLAQSFQQTLETSKYSLIKYSGFAVVAIGVIALSSAITG, encoded by the coding sequence ATGATGTTCAAATCATTTCAGCGTTTTTGTCAGGATTTCTCGCTACAAAATAATAATCGAGTCTTTTTTTTAGGCATCAGTTTATTATTACTGTTGATGGCGCAACCTGCCACAGCCCATCATGCCTTTGGCGGTCGAATTCCGAAGAATTTTTTTGAAGGATTTTTATCAGGACTCGCTCATCCCATCATTGGAATTGATCACTTTGCCTTTATTCTTTCCATTGGTTTAATTGCAGCTAGTATTGTGGGTGGAATTTGGATAATTGTCGGGTTTCTAGGGGCTGCTATGTTAGGGACAGCAATCCATTTAATGAGTTTTAATTTGCCGGTTCCTGAAGTGGCGATCGCCCTATCGGTGATTACCATTGGCATTTTATTAGTGCTGAAAAAACAATTACCCCTAGCCGTATTAATCAGTTTAGCAAGCGTAGCGGGTTTATTTCATGGCTATGCCTATGGAGAATCAATTATGGGGGCAGGAATGATGCCTTTAATCTCCTATTTGGCAGGATTTACTTTGATTCAATTGGGAATAGCGGGAGCGACGATGAAACTCGCTCAATCCTTCCAACAAACCTTAGAAACTAGCAAATATTCCCTGATCAAATATTCAGGTTTTGCTGTTGTAGCGATTGGGGTAATTGCTTTATCTAGTGCAATTACAGGCTAA
- the cobW gene encoding cobalamin biosynthesis protein CobW, translating into MSAKIPVTVITGFLGSGKTTTIRHLLQNNQGRRIAVLVNEFGEVGIDGELIRSCQVCDDETPEVNLVELTNGCLCCTVQEEFFPAMQELLKRRDKIDHIVIETSGLALPKPLVQAFRWPEIRTGATVDGVITVVDCEAIAKGTLVGDIEAVEAQRQADPNLDHETPIEELFEDQLACADLILLTKTDHVDAETQQKVETWLKQELREGVKIVSCQQGNIHPDVILGFNSAVEDNLEARPSHHDTEEEHEHDDNINSVPVILTQDFEPQDLIERLKTIVKQQEIYRIKGFVSVPHKPMRLVLQGVGDRIETFYDRLWKPTESRQTQLVFIGENLQASEIKNAVLGN; encoded by the coding sequence ATGTCTGCCAAAATTCCTGTTACCGTCATTACTGGATTTTTAGGAAGTGGAAAAACCACCACCATTCGTCATTTATTACAAAATAATCAAGGTCGTCGCATAGCCGTTTTAGTGAATGAATTTGGAGAAGTCGGTATTGATGGAGAATTGATCCGTTCTTGTCAAGTTTGCGATGATGAAACCCCAGAAGTCAACTTAGTAGAACTCACCAATGGTTGTTTATGTTGTACCGTGCAGGAAGAGTTTTTTCCCGCTATGCAAGAACTTCTAAAACGACGAGATAAAATCGATCATATTGTGATTGAAACCTCTGGGTTAGCATTACCAAAACCCTTAGTTCAAGCCTTCCGATGGCCGGAAATTCGCACGGGTGCAACAGTTGATGGTGTTATAACCGTAGTAGACTGTGAAGCCATTGCTAAGGGGACGTTAGTGGGGGATATTGAAGCAGTTGAAGCCCAACGTCAAGCTGATCCTAATTTAGATCATGAAACCCCTATTGAAGAATTATTTGAAGATCAACTCGCCTGTGCGGATTTAATTTTATTAACAAAAACCGATCATGTTGATGCCGAAACTCAACAGAAAGTTGAAACCTGGTTAAAACAAGAATTGCGTGAGGGCGTTAAAATTGTTTCTTGTCAACAGGGAAATATTCATCCTGATGTGATTTTAGGGTTTAATTCAGCCGTTGAGGATAATTTAGAAGCCCGTCCCAGTCATCATGACACTGAAGAAGAACACGAACATGATGATAATATTAATTCAGTTCCTGTGATTTTAACCCAAGACTTTGAACCTCAAGACTTAATTGAACGGTTAAAAACAATAGTTAAACAACAGGAAATTTACCGGATTAAAGGGTTTGTTTCGGTTCCCCATAAACCGATGCGGTTAGTTTTACAAGGAGTTGGCGATCGCATTGAAACCTTTTATGATCGTCTCTGGAAACCAACAGAATCTCGTCAAACCCAATTAGTATTTATTGGGGAAAATTTACAAGCTTCTGAAATTAAAAATGCCGTTTTAGGGAATTAA
- the dnaK gene encoding molecular chaperone DnaK, whose translation MGKVVGIDLGTTNSVVAVMEGGKPVVIANSEGMRTTPSVVGFTKEGERIVGQMARRQAVLNPQNTFYGVKRLMGCRYSDLSPASKRVPYTMRRDETDNIRIKCPRVNKDFAPEEISAMILKKLVEEATRYLGEEITGAVITVPAYFNDSQRQATRDAGRIAGLEVKRILNEPTAASLAYGLERRDYGTILVFDLGGGTFDVSVLEVGEGVFEVKSTSGDTQLGGTDFDQKIVDWLAEQFLSEEGVDLRRDRQSLQRLTEAAEKAKIELSGVGVTDINLPFIAATEDGPKHLETRLTRGEFEGLCGDLIQRLRRPVKQALADAGLTSNDIDDVILVGGSTRMPMVQQLVRTLIDLEPNQGVNPDEVVAVGAAIQAGILAGDVRDVLLLDVTPLSLGLETIGGVMKKLIPRNTTIPVRRSDIFSTSENNQTLVEVHILQGERELAVDNKSLGRFKLTGIPPAPRGVPQIQVALDIDANGILQVTALDKTTGREQSVVIQGASTLSQDEVNRMIRDAEKYAEVDRLQRERVEKRNRAQALTYQAERQLREVALDYGMQFAQRQRSRIETLIRSLRDSLERDDDRGIDQISVDLQDALYELSREVSVFATEDDEDDLFGSIRRTFSGEKRRVDPYEPPTRSYSRYEPRTSSGGSLGGGVSRTRRYSPSDNWDDDDDDWL comes from the coding sequence ATGGGCAAAGTAGTCGGCATTGACTTGGGGACAACGAACTCTGTGGTTGCGGTCATGGAGGGCGGTAAACCCGTTGTGATTGCTAACTCTGAAGGGATGCGAACCACCCCCTCCGTCGTTGGGTTTACCAAGGAAGGAGAACGCATCGTGGGACAGATGGCTAGACGTCAGGCGGTTTTGAACCCCCAAAACACCTTTTATGGGGTCAAACGGCTGATGGGTTGTCGCTATTCTGACCTGTCTCCCGCCTCCAAACGGGTTCCCTACACGATGCGACGGGATGAAACGGATAATATTAGAATCAAATGTCCCAGAGTTAATAAAGATTTTGCGCCGGAAGAAATTTCGGCAATGATATTAAAAAAATTAGTTGAAGAAGCGACTCGGTATTTAGGAGAAGAAATTACCGGGGCTGTGATTACGGTTCCTGCCTATTTTAATGATTCTCAAAGACAAGCCACTAGAGATGCCGGACGCATTGCCGGATTAGAGGTTAAACGCATTTTAAATGAACCGACTGCGGCTTCTTTAGCTTATGGTTTAGAACGCAGAGATTATGGCACAATTTTAGTGTTTGATTTGGGGGGCGGAACCTTTGATGTCTCGGTTTTAGAGGTGGGAGAAGGGGTATTTGAAGTCAAGTCTACCAGTGGAGATACGCAACTGGGAGGAACGGATTTTGATCAGAAAATTGTCGATTGGTTAGCAGAACAATTTCTATCAGAAGAAGGAGTAGATTTAAGACGCGATCGCCAATCGTTACAACGGTTAACAGAAGCGGCTGAAAAAGCAAAAATTGAGCTTTCTGGCGTTGGAGTTACGGATATTAATTTACCCTTTATTGCTGCTACAGAAGACGGCCCAAAACATTTAGAAACCCGCTTAACCAGAGGAGAATTTGAGGGATTATGTGGGGATTTAATTCAACGGTTACGTCGTCCGGTGAAACAAGCGTTAGCGGATGCGGGATTAACTTCTAATGATATTGATGATGTGATTTTAGTCGGCGGTTCTACTCGAATGCCAATGGTGCAACAATTAGTTAGAACGTTAATTGATTTAGAACCGAATCAAGGGGTGAATCCTGATGAAGTAGTGGCGGTTGGTGCGGCAATTCAAGCGGGAATTTTAGCCGGAGATGTACGAGATGTATTATTATTAGATGTTACTCCCTTATCGTTAGGATTAGAAACCATTGGGGGAGTCATGAAAAAATTAATTCCCCGTAATACAACTATTCCAGTGCGTCGTTCTGATATTTTTTCAACTTCAGAAAATAACCAAACTTTGGTAGAAGTTCATATCTTACAAGGAGAACGGGAATTAGCCGTTGATAATAAATCTTTAGGTCGGTTTAAGTTAACTGGAATTCCGCCCGCACCGCGAGGAGTTCCACAAATTCAAGTCGCTCTTGATATTGATGCGAATGGTATTTTACAAGTTACCGCCTTAGATAAAACCACCGGACGAGAACAAAGTGTTGTAATTCAAGGTGCTTCTACCTTATCTCAAGATGAAGTTAATCGCATGATTCGAGATGCGGAAAAATATGCAGAAGTTGACCGTTTACAACGAGAACGAGTCGAAAAACGCAACCGCGCCCAAGCTTTAACCTATCAAGCCGAACGACAATTAAGAGAAGTTGCTTTAGATTATGGAATGCAATTTGCTCAACGTCAACGGTCAAGAATTGAAACCTTAATTCGCTCTTTAAGAGATAGTTTAGAACGAGATGATGACCGAGGAATTGATCAAATTAGTGTGGATTTACAAGATGCTTTATATGAGTTAAGTCGGGAAGTTTCTGTGTTTGCAACAGAGGATGATGAGGATGATTTATTTGGTTCAATTCGTCGAACCTTTTCCGGTGAAAAACGTCGAGTTGATCCCTATGAACCTCCGACTCGCAGTTATTCTCGATATGAACCCCGCACCAGCAGTGGCGGTAGTTTAGGTGGAGGTGTATCTCGGACTCGTCGCTATTCTCCCAGTGATAATTGGGATGATGATGATGATGATTGGCTGTAA
- a CDS encoding DnaJ C-terminal domain-containing protein, protein MQNFRNYYQILGVSREASVDEIKKVYRRLARQYHPDLNPGDKEAEEKFKDIGEAYNILSDPEKRLEYDNYSQFWKQKGFQDWQKNAFSGIKNWGSRRTISQTEDVDYGDYSDFDTFIDQLLGRRREVRTVDPKNSPQMTSTDPYDSPRTKAVYKPTPRETKRDIEARLTLPLEKAYTGGTERIRLEDGRSLEVDLPPGMVKGQQIRLRNQGINGGDLFLKINITPHPFFRIEKSEIYCQIPVTPTEAVLGGEIDVPTLDGLVKMRLPAGVVSGQRLRLANKGYPNIEGERGDQLIEIQVVIPKNITPEERELYEKLRQIETFKPRQNLKI, encoded by the coding sequence ATGCAAAATTTTCGGAATTATTATCAAATTTTAGGGGTTTCGCGCGAAGCATCTGTTGATGAAATTAAGAAAGTGTATCGCAGACTAGCCAGACAATATCACCCGGACTTAAATCCTGGGGATAAGGAAGCAGAAGAAAAATTTAAAGATATTGGAGAAGCTTATAATATTTTATCTGATCCTGAAAAACGATTAGAATATGATAATTATAGTCAATTTTGGAAACAAAAAGGGTTTCAAGATTGGCAAAAAAATGCGTTTTCAGGAATTAAAAACTGGGGAAGTCGTCGGACAATTTCTCAAACTGAAGATGTAGATTATGGAGATTATTCTGATTTTGATACCTTCATTGATCAATTATTAGGACGGCGGCGGGAAGTGCGAACCGTTGACCCGAAAAACTCCCCTCAAATGACCTCCACTGACCCCTATGATTCTCCTCGAACAAAAGCAGTTTATAAACCCACTCCCCGCGAAACAAAACGGGATATTGAGGCGCGATTAACCTTACCGTTAGAAAAAGCTTATACCGGAGGAACAGAACGCATCCGTTTAGAAGATGGACGGTCTTTAGAAGTGGATTTACCCCCAGGAATGGTGAAGGGTCAACAAATCCGTTTGAGAAATCAAGGAATTAATGGGGGAGACTTATTTTTAAAAATTAATATTACTCCCCATCCCTTTTTTAGAATAGAAAAATCAGAAATTTATTGTCAAATTCCTGTCACTCCCACAGAAGCAGTATTAGGGGGAGAAATTGATGTTCCTACGTTAGATGGTTTGGTTAAAATGCGTTTACCTGCGGGGGTGGTATCGGGTCAACGGTTACGATTAGCCAATAAAGGTTATCCGAACATTGAAGGAGAACGGGGCGATCAATTAATTGAAATTCAAGTGGTTATTCCTAAAAATATTACTCCTGAAGAACGAGAATTATATGAAAAATTACGTCAAATTGAAACCTTTAAACCCCGTCAAAATTTAAAAATATAA
- a CDS encoding methyltransferase translates to MQSGLLPSNQVTESYSPDQVFFCPEESQFYSQCIEKMVLNQCTPFDSIIEFGTGEGSPVINCLLKTRFKGCIHGYELNSDACKLARSTIEQYQLRNKYIIHNECFFSASPGSASYLIANPPYLPAPDNDLYMPALYGGIDGATITKKLFTVGCKNVLLMIAAYSNPVETIEYAQAQGYQVVDFMISPLKFGYYSCEPKVKQTIENLQKKQKAFYSENIYFLAGVLFKKEDPLNVDLSAELLKVMTAL, encoded by the coding sequence ATGCAAAGCGGATTATTACCTTCTAATCAAGTTACAGAATCTTATTCTCCTGATCAAGTATTCTTCTGTCCTGAAGAATCTCAATTTTACTCTCAATGTATTGAGAAAATGGTATTAAATCAATGTACACCCTTTGACTCAATTATTGAATTTGGGACGGGTGAAGGAAGTCCTGTCATTAATTGTTTACTTAAAACTCGATTTAAAGGCTGTATTCATGGCTATGAATTAAACAGTGATGCTTGTAAATTAGCTCGGTCTACTATTGAGCAATATCAGCTTAGAAACAAGTATATTATTCATAATGAATGTTTTTTTAGTGCTTCCCCTGGTTCCGCGAGTTATTTAATTGCAAATCCTCCTTATCTTCCGGCACCTGATAATGATTTATATATGCCTGCTTTGTATGGAGGAATTGATGGAGCTACGATTACAAAGAAGCTGTTTACAGTGGGTTGTAAGAATGTTTTATTAATGATTGCAGCTTATTCTAATCCGGTAGAAACTATTGAGTATGCTCAAGCACAGGGTTATCAAGTGGTTGATTTTATGATTTCACCGTTAAAGTTTGGTTACTATAGTTGCGAACCAAAAGTTAAACAAACCATTGAAAACCTTCAGAAAAAACAGAAAGCCTTTTATTCTGAAAATATCTACTTTTTAGCCGGGGTTCTGTTTAAAAAAGAAGATCCTTTAAATGTTGATTTATCAGCAGAATTGTTGAAGGTTATGACCGCGTTATAA
- a CDS encoding iron-containing redox enzyme family protein, whose translation MTATLSPDQVIKGISTHLPSLSQSVNFIEAEEHFIQLLNLENLDQKISIKPELVQPFEVTLNTALLRAYTEKVNNNEIDLAHLFLQRILYRINRLNLFWYDDLKHYSNERSYYLNWVRDRIEEVWQTWENAQFDLEEYKQQDIKQALNERSEVDLNPAISENKYYLRHEMTLEGYKHLLAIASLDGLVEASRMSRILGGASNEVQATLILVLLEEYGNGRLNRKHSTFFAQMMAELGLETEPEAYFNIVPWEVLASINHNFLLTECKRYFLRYNGGLTYFEIAGPAIYTDYKLAAERLKLSDTAMGYWALHIREDERHGRWMLDKVALPLVDRYPNDAWQILLGYDQEKWMGDRAGDAVIKAVKQAEKSVSNS comes from the coding sequence ATGACAGCAACTTTGAGTCCCGATCAAGTGATTAAAGGGATATCAACCCATCTGCCTTCACTTTCTCAATCCGTTAATTTTATTGAGGCAGAAGAACACTTTATTCAACTGCTAAATTTAGAAAATCTCGATCAAAAAATCAGTATTAAGCCAGAATTAGTACAACCTTTTGAAGTCACACTCAATACCGCTTTATTAAGGGCTTATACCGAAAAAGTTAACAATAATGAGATTGATTTAGCCCATTTATTTTTACAACGCATTCTTTATCGAATTAATCGGCTGAATTTGTTTTGGTATGATGATTTAAAGCACTATAGCAACGAACGGTCTTATTATTTAAACTGGGTGCGCGATCGCATTGAGGAAGTTTGGCAAACTTGGGAAAATGCCCAATTTGATTTGGAAGAATACAAACAACAAGATATTAAGCAAGCGTTAAATGAACGGAGCGAGGTTGATCTCAATCCAGCAATTAGTGAAAATAAATATTATTTGCGGCACGAAATGACCCTGGAAGGGTATAAACATTTATTAGCGATCGCTTCTTTAGATGGATTAGTAGAAGCCAGTCGAATGTCGCGGATTTTGGGCGGTGCGAGTAACGAAGTTCAAGCCACATTAATCTTAGTATTACTCGAAGAATATGGCAATGGTCGTCTCAATCGAAAACATTCAACCTTTTTTGCTCAAATGATGGCAGAATTGGGGTTAGAGACGGAGCCAGAAGCTTATTTTAACATTGTTCCTTGGGAAGTTTTAGCCTCAATTAATCATAATTTTCTCCTAACAGAATGCAAGCGTTATTTCTTACGTTATAACGGGGGCTTAACTTATTTTGAAATTGCTGGCCCTGCCATTTATACCGATTATAAATTAGCCGCAGAACGACTCAAACTTTCAGATACGGCAATGGGGTATTGGGCATTACATATCCGCGAAGATGAACGTCATGGTCGCTGGATGTTAGACAAAGTGGCATTACCGTTAGTGGATCGATATCCGAATGATGCTTGGCAAATTCTACTCGGTTATGACCAAGAAAAATGGATGGGCGATCGGGCTGGGGATGCCGTGATTAAAGCGGTTAAACAAGCAGAAAAATCGGTTAGCAATTCCTAA
- a CDS encoding four-carbon acid sugar kinase family protein has product MRPKIIVLDDDPTGSQTVHSCLLLTQWDVDTLRIGLADQSPISFILTNTRALTPEQAASVTREVTQNLKLALAAESITDFMVVSRSDSTLRGHYPVETDVIAEELGPFDAHFLVPAFFEGGRITRNSIHYLIVDGVETPVHLTEFAKDSVFAYQHSYLPDYVTEKTKGLIPSEKVERFSLSDIRVGTLPRLMRLTDNQCVVVDGETQADFDQFASDIITAASQGKRFLFRSAASILTSLAALGNQPIPAEEMAKYTRNGKPGVVIMGSHVKKSTQQLERLLQEPGVVGIEVDVSHLLEESETQRQELLQQILDQIKAIHEAGQTPVIYTSRQELQFDTVETRLAFGIKVSDLLMDIVRGLPKDIGFLISKGGITSNDVLSKGLALKTARLLGQVLAGCSMVKTSSNHPLYPNLPVVLFPGNVGDSDGLATVYRRLTQPPT; this is encoded by the coding sequence ATGCGACCTAAAATTATTGTTCTCGATGATGACCCCACAGGTTCTCAAACCGTTCATAGTTGCTTATTGCTGACTCAGTGGGATGTGGATACTCTGCGAATTGGACTGGCTGACCAATCTCCGATTTCCTTTATTCTCACCAATACTAGAGCTTTAACACCCGAACAAGCCGCTTCTGTTACCCGTGAAGTCACCCAAAATTTAAAATTAGCCCTCGCCGCCGAATCCATTACGGATTTTATGGTGGTGAGTCGTTCTGATTCAACTCTCCGGGGTCACTATCCTGTCGAAACCGATGTTATCGCCGAGGAACTTGGCCCCTTTGATGCTCATTTTCTAGTTCCTGCGTTTTTTGAAGGGGGAAGAATTACCCGCAATAGTATTCATTATTTAATCGTTGATGGTGTAGAAACCCCCGTTCATTTAACGGAATTTGCTAAGGATTCGGTCTTTGCTTATCAACATAGTTATTTACCCGATTATGTCACCGAAAAAACCAAAGGTTTGATTCCATCGGAAAAAGTAGAACGATTTTCTTTATCCGATATTCGGGTAGGAACCTTACCTCGGTTAATGCGTTTAACAGACAATCAATGTGTGGTTGTCGATGGTGAAACTCAAGCCGATTTTGATCAATTCGCCTCGGATATTATTACCGCCGCTAGTCAAGGAAAACGCTTTTTATTCCGCAGCGCGGCGAGTATTTTAACGTCTTTAGCTGCATTGGGAAATCAACCCATTCCCGCAGAAGAAATGGCAAAATATACCCGAAATGGAAAACCGGGTGTAGTGATTATGGGTTCTCATGTTAAAAAATCAACTCAACAATTAGAACGATTATTACAAGAACCTGGAGTTGTGGGGATTGAAGTGGATGTTTCCCATTTATTAGAAGAAAGTGAGACTCAAAGACAGGAACTCTTACAGCAAATTTTAGACCAAATCAAGGCTATTCATGAAGCGGGTCAAACCCCAGTCATTTATACCAGTCGTCAAGAATTACAATTTGACACGGTAGAAACTCGGTTAGCCTTTGGAATTAAAGTCTCTGATTTACTCATGGATATTGTTCGAGGTTTACCGAAAGATATTGGATTTTTAATTAGTAAAGGTGGGATTACTTCTAATGATGTTTTAAGTAAAGGATTAGCGTTAAAAACAGCACGGTTACTCGGTCAAGTGTTAGCAGGTTGTTCAATGGTGAAAACCTCTTCTAACCATCCTTTATACCCCAATTTACCCGTTGTTTTATTCCCTGGAAATGTGGGAGACTCCGATGGTTTAGCAACGGTTTATCGACGTTTAACCCAACCCCCAACCTAA
- a CDS encoding MotA/TolQ/ExbB proton channel family protein: MLFPSFPPLPPLLIILIGIFVFIPSIITLYYRWNLYQHLTTQANKIYQIINKRELELPPAIVQVLEQSFAESSQNLEQVNTAALIDQAYSQEKVLGKSCEQIEYWCRIIPNLLLAFGLIGTFIGITVNLGSLSQTISQSQATDVSQLVEELKQPLEGMAIAFITSLAGLLCSALLTVLNFLWNTSLAKYRLTVSLEHYLDNIYYSSLNGQTRLDKVVKGMSSEFKDFLDRFGITVRDAVESAMRDNIHQITKANVEASELALKVYSQLSNATGTLERGAREFQTATESFTNAVQVSNTTADKLEQVAQGFEQSEFPKQLSIIATDFGENQKNFSDSAFGLFQTVKSLETILNQLQIFTEQLLKTETKLSELNQSSLQVLELNQINQQSLVEIIPQLQQGGKSLELSSQTLENIQNKLIDKSDHLEGIHKQLETLVKTLNSYTNTVNFELESLSKMMNKLIKEQTNSSQSYSQVLADKLEAAIKPNIKYIIEMKSDLSQVLKLLKEQSGNPGIKKNKPKFWESK; the protein is encoded by the coding sequence ATGTTGTTTCCTTCTTTTCCTCCTTTACCGCCTTTGTTAATCATTTTGATCGGGATATTTGTGTTTATTCCCTCGATCATTACCCTCTATTATCGCTGGAATCTTTATCAACATTTAACCACTCAAGCGAATAAAATTTATCAGATTATCAATAAACGGGAGCTTGAACTCCCGCCTGCGATTGTACAAGTTTTAGAACAGAGTTTTGCAGAATCCAGCCAAAATTTAGAACAAGTGAACACGGCGGCTTTGATTGATCAAGCCTACAGCCAAGAAAAGGTTTTAGGGAAATCCTGCGAACAAATTGAATATTGGTGTCGAATTATTCCGAATTTACTCCTGGCTTTTGGATTAATTGGAACCTTTATTGGAATTACGGTCAATTTGGGTTCTTTGAGTCAAACTATTAGTCAAAGTCAAGCAACGGATGTTAGTCAGTTAGTAGAGGAATTAAAACAACCCCTAGAAGGAATGGCGATCGCTTTTATTACCAGTTTAGCTGGGTTATTGTGTAGTGCATTATTAACTGTTTTAAACTTTTTATGGAATACGAGTCTAGCGAAATATCGTTTAACGGTTTCTTTAGAACATTACCTCGATAATATTTATTATTCATCCTTAAATGGTCAAACTCGGTTGGATAAAGTTGTTAAAGGAATGTCGAGTGAATTTAAAGATTTTTTAGATCGATTTGGTATTACTGTTAGAGATGCGGTGGAATCTGCCATGAGAGATAATATTCATCAAATTACAAAAGCGAATGTAGAAGCGAGTGAATTAGCTCTAAAAGTCTATAGTCAATTATCCAATGCTACAGGAACGTTAGAAAGGGGAGCTAGAGAGTTTCAAACCGCCACAGAAAGTTTTACAAATGCGGTACAAGTGAGTAACACAACGGCTGATAAATTAGAACAAGTTGCTCAAGGTTTTGAACAAAGTGAATTTCCTAAACAATTATCAATAATCGCTACTGATTTTGGAGAGAATCAAAAGAATTTTTCTGACTCAGCATTCGGTTTATTTCAAACGGTTAAATCTTTGGAAACAATATTAAATCAACTTCAGATCTTTACAGAGCAGTTATTAAAAACGGAAACAAAATTAAGTGAACTTAATCAAAGTTCCTTACAAGTTTTAGAGTTAAATCAAATTAATCAACAATCCCTAGTTGAAATTATTCCTCAACTGCAACAAGGAGGAAAAAGCTTGGAGTTAAGTTCTCAAACGTTAGAGAATATCCAAAACAAACTTATTGATAAATCCGATCATTTAGAAGGTATTCATAAACAATTAGAAACCTTAGTTAAAACCCTTAATAGTTATACAAATACAGTGAATTTTGAACTAGAATCTTTAAGTAAAATGATGAATAAGCTCATTAAAGAACAAACAAATAGTAGTCAGTCCTATTCACAAGTCTTAGCGGATAAATTAGAAGCAGCAATTAAACCTAATATTAAGTATATTATTGAGATGAAATCTGATTTATCTCAGGTACTTAAACTCTTAAAAGAACAAAGCGGTAATCCGGGAATTAAGAAAAATAAACCAAAATTTTGGGAAAGTAAATAA